AGCAGGCGAGTCATTCCAAGTTAAGCCAAACCAAGCCCATATTCACCCATGGAATGCTGGCGATCAGCCGATGGTTTATCGCCAACGCAATCTGTTTGATCAAGCCAACCCCGCCGCCGTCCAAGATGTATTAGGGGTATTCGCTACTGTCGCCGATTTAGCTCGCCAAGGCAAGGTCAATGCCGAAGGATTACCCAAAAATCCCTTGCAACTCGCCGCTACTGCTCGAACTTTAGGTCGTTATGGCGGCTATGATACTCGCATGCCGATTGCGGTGCAGAAAGTATTGTCTGCAACACTTGGTCGGCTAGCCGAATTGCTAGGGTATCGCGGGGTCTACCCTGCTTAAATCTCGTGGCGATGGAGCAAGTGTGTGACTGCATTGCTAGGCTTTTAATTTTGAGGAAGGTTGTTTATGCGCTTTTCGTGGCGAATGCTGGGGACGATTGTCGGCTGGCTAATCTTTGGGGCTTGGGTTGGATTTGGCTATAGCATCGTTCAACAAAATGGCCAGCGCGGAATCCAAACCGTCGATTTTCAAAGCTATGCTTTGGCTGCTGAACAGATGCAACAACAGGTTAGCCCCTATCCTGCAATTGCTGAGGCTCAGGCAATGTGGCGCAGCGTGCATCAGTGGGAGCAGCGCATGCTCAACGCGCCTGATCTCGCCGCCAAGCTTGCCGTCAAAGCCGAATATGATCAAGTTGGGCAAATCGTTGGGCCATATTTGTACCCGCCGACGTTGGCCGCTATCGTAACCAGTTTACAGATTAGCAGCCTCGGGATGGCGGCAATTCTGAGCATTGCAACGCTCATATTTGTGGCATTTTGGCTCTATCTAACCAAACAAAGCAGTGGTTGGACGATTTGGGTTATGTTGAGCATGGAATGTTTGATCGGCATTGTAGCGGGCAATATTGAGTTTCTGCTCTTACTTGGGAGTTTGGTTGGCGGTTATTGGGCGCTCTATCACTCGCGCATAGCCACCGCACTGATTATTGCATTAATGCTGTTGATCAAACCATTTTATGGAATGTTTTTTGGAGCGCTAGCGCTGCTGGCCTATTGTAGCCTTGCCGATCAGACCGCTCGTCACGCCTTGCTCAAACGGATTGCGAGTATCGCTGGTTTAGCTTTAGGGTTGATTGGGCTTGAAATTTGGCGCTGGGATCGGGCGCTACGCGACGAAACCTTCAGCTATTTAACCCATACCTTAGAATATCAATGGTTTAACTTTCCAGCAGCTGAGCAAAGCCCAATGAGCATGTGGAACCGCACACCTTTACAAGGCTTGATCAACCTTGGCATCAACGCCAATAGTGCTCAAATCTTGGCAATTGGCTTATGGTTAGTAGTTTTGGGGCTGATCGGTTGGTTGGTTTGGCACAAAAATCTTGGTTTTCCGATGCTCTATGGCTTAAGCTTGCTCTTGTTGTATTGGGGGCGACCTGTGGGTTGGTCGTTCTCGTTTATCGAATTAATTGTGCTCAGTTTGGCTTGGCATTGGCTCAAACTATGGGGCAAAATTGGCCTCAGTACAGCAATGCTAGGCCTGATTGGCTCACGTTGGGTTGCCCTCATCCTGACAGCTCAAGCCCAAGGGATGCCACTCAATACACTGCAAACCACGACCTTCGCTTGGGAATCATGGTTGGTGCTGCCATGTTGTCTGGCCTGTTTGGGCTACGCCATTCGTCAACAATCGCAGCATAATGTTTCGATAGCCATAAACCAACAGCCTAGCGCACACTCTGCGCCACTGGGTTAAAATCCGATCACTGATCCCTAGTCCCTGACCTCTGACCATCAATTTTGACTATTGACAGTGAGCATTAGCTCTATGATGATATGGAAATCTCAAAGACTATTTCCATAGCGATTTGTTGGCGTTGTTTTAAGGGAATGTGTGATTATGCATATACCAATCCTTTCGCGTATCAGCACAAAAATCACCTTCGCCAGTGCATTACTACTATTTGCAACAATTTTGCTAGTGGTGGTTGGGCTATTACGTGGGTTTGCCCAAACCCGCACCGATGTAACCACCGCCAGTCAACATGGCTTGCAAAATCAAGGTCAGGTGGCTTTGTTTGATCTCACCCAAGTTGAGGCCAAGCTGCTTAATGCTAACCTTGAGCAAGTCGCCAGCACTACTCGCCATCTGGTAAGCTTGTTTAATAGCCTCGATCAAATTCCGAGTCTGAGCTTAACTGACCCATTGAGTCAACTTACGACTGGCACTACCAACAATCGTTTTGATGCCAACCCCAACCGCAAGAGCGATTTAGTGATTTTTGCCAATACTCCCGATACTGCGTTATTGCGCCAAAACCTACGCGATTCGCAAATTCTTGATGCAATTTTCCCTGGGGTTTTGGCCAATTTGGGCGATGCCCTAGCAATTTATTATGTTAGCAACGAAGGCCTGACCCGCTATTATCCAGTTTCGAATTTGCAAGATATTGTGCCACCTGATTTCGATGTGCCCAACGAAAATTTTTATACGATTGTAGCTCCAACTCGTAACCCTGAACGCCAAACGGTTTGGACAGATATTTACTCGGATGAATTGGGCAAAGGCTTATTAACAACCGTTAGCTCGCCAATTTACCAAGGTGATCAATTTCGTGGCTTTATCGGCATTGACATTACACTCAATGAATTTTTGAAACAACTTGAAACGATTAAACCCACCCCAAGTAGCTATGCTTTTGTGCTCGATCAACAGGGCGATGTGATTGCCGCGCCCCAAATTGCGCTCCAAACATTTTTGAATATTCCTAGCTCGCAAACCCTTAGCCCAAGCCAAACCCTCGAACTCCAGATGAACCCTACCACTGCACCAGCATTAGCCAGTGTGCTTGAACGGATGCAGAATAACCAAAGCGGCATTCAAACGCTCCAAGCGAACAACCAAGATTTAGTGGTAGCCAATGCTGCGCTGACCTCGATCAATTGGCATATTGTGGTGATTGCGCCTAAAACCGAGATCACCAGCGAAGCTCAAGCAGTTACCGCCACAATCGAAACCAGCTCAGGCCGGATTGTGGGCAAACTACTGTGGTTTTTAGCAGCATTAACAATTATCACCCTGCTAGCGACTTGGTTGATCAGCAATCGGCTGAGTCGGCCAATCGTGGCGCTAGTGCAAAATACCCAAGCCTTAGCCGAATCGAATCAGTTTGTGCAGTTGCCCGAGCAAAGCAACGATGAGCTAGGATTTTTGGCTCGCGCCTTCAATCAAATGGCCAGCAAAGTTCAGTCAGCTCAACAAAGTCTCCAACAAGTCAATCAAAATCTTGAGCAAACTGTGCAGCAACGTACCCACGAGCTAGAACAAGAGCGCGAATCGCTGCAACAAACCCTTGATCAACTTAAACATGCCAATAGCACAGTGGCCAAACTGACCGCACCAATTATTCCGGTGGCGCAAGGCGTGGTGGTTGTGCCAATTACAGGCAGCCTGAATACCGAGCGAATCGAGCAATTGCAACAAGCTATGTTACGCACTGCCGAGCGCCTACGAATTCATACCGTAATTTTGGATGTGACGGGCCTTGAGGTGTTGGAAGATTCAGCGACCTTTGTGCGCAGTCTTGATGCCTTACGCTTGCTTGGTTCAAAAGCAATGCTGGTTGGGGTAAGTGCTGATTTTGCCCAAGATTTGATTCAGAGCGGCATCAACCTTGATTCAGTTACAACCATGGCCAATCTGCAAGCAGCCGTCCGCGCAACATTAAATCAAGCCTAGAACCAGTGAACTTCATAAGAAAACCCCCGATCCACCCAAATGGATCGGGGGTTTTGGTTGGATGCTGGTCTAGCGGTCAGGAATGACATCTAAGAAGAGGGTTGAATAGGCCCGACCCAATTCAATTGGCTCTTTGAGTGCGCCCTGAGTTTGTAACATTTGGTGGGTAAACGACCAAAGATCGGGTCGCATATCGCCAATTTTGGTATTCGCAGGCTTAATCAACTTCAGCATTTCGGTTAAGCGGCGTAGTTGGGCATCACGATTGAGCTTAACATCGTAGGTCACCACATAATCAACCGCTTGGCTTGGGTTAGCAATGACATCATTCCAACCTTTGAAGGTAGCCTTGAGAAACCGAGTGACCAAATCGGGATTTTCAGTTGCCATTTTTTCGGTAGTAATCAGAACCAATTCATAGCTATTGATGCCGTAATCACTCATCAACATAATCGAAGGTGGATAGCCTCGCTCACTTAGTTCAATTGCTTCGTTGATATTCCAGGCCACCAACGCATCAATCTCGCCATCAATCAACTGATCGATGCCTGAATCAAAGCGGGGTAAAGGCTTGGCGCTCTCCAAATCAATGCCTTGGGCGGTCAACAAGGTATTGTAAAGCTGGGTTGCCCCGCCTTCCGAGACCAGCACTTTCTTGCCAACCAAATCTTGGGGCGTACGAATATTAGCGCCAGGCAGCGAAAGAATCGCCAATGGGCTATTTTGGGTTAGCACGGCAATTCCAACCACGGGCTTACCATTGGCGCGAGCTTGAATCACACTATCGGCACTGGCCACCCCAAAATCAGCAGCTCCGCTGCTGACTTTTTCAGTACCATCGATATAGCCGTTGGCATCAAAACCGCCTGCAATC
The genomic region above belongs to Herpetosiphon gulosus and contains:
- a CDS encoding ABC transporter substrate-binding protein — translated: MRRLSYLSVLMLVLLAACSTSQATPTPAPKDSVKLQLNWVFDYSSSGFFAAEKNGRFGEQNLNVELIAGGFDANGYIDGTEKVSSGAADFGVASADSVIQARANGKPVVGIAVLTQNSPLAILSLPGANIRTPQDLVGKKVLVSEGGATQLYNTLLTAQGIDLESAKPLPRFDSGIDQLIDGEIDALVAWNINEAIELSERGYPPSIMLMSDYGINSYELVLITTEKMATENPDLVTRFLKATFKGWNDVIANPSQAVDYVVTYDVKLNRDAQLRRLTEMLKLIKPANTKIGDMRPDLWSFTHQMLQTQGALKEPIELGRAYSTLFLDVIPDR
- a CDS encoding cache domain-containing protein; the encoded protein is MHIPILSRISTKITFASALLLFATILLVVVGLLRGFAQTRTDVTTASQHGLQNQGQVALFDLTQVEAKLLNANLEQVASTTRHLVSLFNSLDQIPSLSLTDPLSQLTTGTTNNRFDANPNRKSDLVIFANTPDTALLRQNLRDSQILDAIFPGVLANLGDALAIYYVSNEGLTRYYPVSNLQDIVPPDFDVPNENFYTIVAPTRNPERQTVWTDIYSDELGKGLLTTVSSPIYQGDQFRGFIGIDITLNEFLKQLETIKPTPSSYAFVLDQQGDVIAAPQIALQTFLNIPSSQTLSPSQTLELQMNPTTAPALASVLERMQNNQSGIQTLQANNQDLVVANAALTSINWHIVVIAPKTEITSEAQAVTATIETSSGRIVGKLLWFLAALTIITLLATWLISNRLSRPIVALVQNTQALAESNQFVQLPEQSNDELGFLARAFNQMASKVQSAQQSLQQVNQNLEQTVQQRTHELEQERESLQQTLDQLKHANSTVAKLTAPIIPVAQGVVVVPITGSLNTERIEQLQQAMLRTAERLRIHTVILDVTGLEVLEDSATFVRSLDALRLLGSKAMLVGVSADFAQDLIQSGINLDSVTTMANLQAAVRATLNQA
- a CDS encoding cupin domain-containing protein, whose protein sequence is MLIRQGVTIHNPLTQSQTVVLESDQETQGMGWLLEVTCQPNTKPDIAEHRHLTWTETFEIMSGIAHYSLDGKQQMLKAGESFQVKPNQAHIHPWNAGDQPMVYRQRNLFDQANPAAVQDVLGVFATVADLARQGKVNAEGLPKNPLQLAATARTLGRYGGYDTRMPIAVQKVLSATLGRLAELLGYRGVYPA